The following proteins come from a genomic window of Mycobacterium sp. DL:
- the idi gene encoding isopentenyl-diphosphate Delta-isomerase, whose product MSHEERVVLLDDAGNAVGTAAKAEVHHADTPLHLGFSCYLFDGTGRVLLTRRALGKQTWPGVWTNSFCGHPGPDEPVEEAVRRRGRQELGTTLAEVVCVLPEFRYRAEAADGTVENEVCPVFCALVAGDVNAEPDEVMDLAWVGWDQVRTAATLDWAISPWARDQVPLLDAAALPSWAGSA is encoded by the coding sequence GTGAGTCACGAGGAACGGGTGGTGCTGCTCGACGATGCCGGCAACGCCGTGGGCACCGCCGCGAAGGCGGAGGTTCATCATGCCGACACCCCTCTGCATCTCGGGTTCTCCTGCTACCTCTTCGACGGAACCGGGCGCGTGCTGCTCACCCGTCGCGCCCTGGGAAAGCAGACGTGGCCGGGGGTGTGGACGAATTCATTCTGCGGCCATCCCGGTCCCGACGAACCTGTCGAGGAGGCGGTGCGCCGTCGCGGTCGGCAGGAACTCGGAACCACCCTGGCGGAGGTGGTGTGTGTGCTCCCCGAATTCCGTTACCGCGCAGAGGCTGCCGACGGCACCGTGGAGAACGAGGTGTGTCCGGTCTTCTGCGCGTTGGTGGCCGGCGATGTCAACGCCGAACCCGACGAGGTGATGGACCTGGCCTGGGTGGGCTGGGATCAGGTGCGCACCGCGGCGACGCTGGACTGGGCGATCAGTCCGTGGGCCCGCGACCAGGTGCCGTTGCTGGATGCCGCGGCTCTTCCGTCGTGGGCGGGGTCGGCGTGA
- a CDS encoding DUF4873 domain-containing protein, producing the protein MTDVDTVAYVGRRETEQAAFDEATHTWTVDGRRARVLIATDGTLPAAFACRADGLEPYLGVAVHGVPNYFLITGPDNAAQKGYIAKCIAHLGRTGSTRIEVRASTQRFYDEHSRGPVHRRGLYWRRVGRRIPSAFEVRGHGDDADDDAVYDGPASVVIGDRTHQTQARLTGWVDPIDGRYHWQGTIFDAGFKVRLPQEVTVAVDGHAAEARLTERTPWSTYLVVGVGAPPFALADIEVDVPLL; encoded by the coding sequence GTGACCGACGTCGACACTGTGGCGTACGTGGGTCGACGCGAGACCGAACAGGCCGCCTTCGACGAGGCGACCCACACCTGGACCGTCGACGGGCGCCGCGCGCGGGTGCTCATCGCGACCGACGGGACGCTTCCCGCGGCCTTCGCGTGCCGTGCGGACGGCCTCGAGCCCTACCTCGGGGTGGCGGTGCACGGTGTGCCGAACTACTTTCTGATCACCGGTCCGGACAATGCGGCGCAGAAGGGCTATATCGCCAAATGTATTGCGCACCTTGGCCGCACCGGCAGTACCCGGATCGAGGTGCGCGCCAGCACCCAGCGGTTCTATGACGAACACTCACGGGGTCCCGTGCATCGCCGCGGACTCTACTGGCGCCGGGTGGGTCGACGGATCCCGTCGGCGTTCGAGGTCCGCGGGCATGGGGACGACGCCGACGACGACGCCGTCTACGACGGGCCCGCCTCGGTTGTCATCGGCGACCGCACCCACCAGACCCAGGCACGGCTGACCGGGTGGGTCGACCCGATCGACGGCCGGTACCACTGGCAGGGAACGATATTCGATGCGGGATTCAAGGTGCGGTTGCCGCAGGAGGTGACCGTGGCGGTGGACGGCCACGCCGCCGAGGCCCGGCTGACCGAGCGCACCCCGTGGTCGACGTACCTGGTGGTCGGCGTGGGCGCGCCGCCGTTCGCACTGGCGGACATCGAGGTCGACGTTCCGCTGCTCTGA
- a CDS encoding LysR substrate-binding domain-containing protein gives MELRHLRYFRAVAEELHFGRAAERLHMAQPPLSQQIRQLERELQVTLLTRSTRSVELTAAGRAFLDRAVQILESVDDAGEQARRVAAGAEGRLVIGCVGSATYSLLPQLVRALRKTLPNVDLSVRGEMLAPAQLVALHTGEIDLGLLRPPVTDADITVESIRKDRLLVALPAGHPCASRDELSITELRDEDFIGHAGRGRSRMSALVTALCTDAGFTPRIRHEVEETSTLVTLVAAGLGVAVVPEPTAELDITGVCYRPLLPRSNSIDLLAAYPSARASALLTRVLEVLRTFA, from the coding sequence GTGGAGTTGCGCCACCTGCGGTACTTCCGCGCGGTCGCCGAAGAGCTCCATTTCGGACGGGCGGCGGAGCGGTTGCACATGGCGCAGCCGCCGTTGTCGCAACAGATCCGTCAGCTCGAGCGGGAGTTGCAGGTCACCCTGCTGACCCGCTCGACCCGCAGTGTCGAGTTGACCGCGGCGGGCCGGGCCTTCCTCGACCGGGCGGTGCAGATCCTGGAATCCGTTGACGATGCCGGTGAGCAGGCCCGCAGGGTCGCCGCGGGCGCGGAGGGGCGCCTGGTCATCGGCTGCGTGGGGTCCGCGACGTACTCGCTGCTGCCACAACTGGTGCGCGCGTTGCGCAAGACGCTGCCGAACGTCGACCTCAGCGTGCGCGGCGAGATGCTCGCTCCCGCGCAACTGGTCGCACTGCACACCGGCGAGATCGACTTGGGACTGCTCCGTCCCCCCGTCACGGACGCCGACATCACCGTCGAGTCGATCCGGAAGGACCGTCTTCTGGTCGCCCTGCCCGCGGGTCATCCGTGTGCCTCGCGTGACGAACTGAGCATCACCGAACTCCGCGACGAGGATTTCATCGGCCATGCCGGTCGGGGCCGCTCCCGGATGAGCGCGCTGGTCACCGCACTGTGCACTGACGCCGGGTTCACGCCACGCATCCGTCACGAAGTCGAGGAGACCTCCACGCTGGTGACACTCGTCGCGGCGGGGTTGGGTGTGGCGGTCGTACCGGAACCCACCGCGGAGCTCGACATCACGGGGGTCTGTTACCGCCCCCTGTTGCCGCGGTCGAACTCCATCGACCTTCTCGCGGCCTACCCCAGCGCCCGTGCGTCGGCGCTGCTCACCAGGGTGCTCGAGGTGCTTCGTACGTTCGCCTGA
- a CDS encoding class I SAM-dependent methyltransferase, which yields MSTRRYDVPEAFDAGADSYDGLVGANPGYHQHLRLSAQRMQLPDGGRGLRLLDIGCGTGASTAALLSAAPYAEIVAVDGSAGMLACARAKDWPASVTFVHSRAEDLADAGVTGPFDGVLAAYLVRNLSDPDTVLKSLRSLMSPGAVFAAHEYSVRDSRVATAIWNAVSWAIIIPAGRLRTGDAELYRYLRRSVNDFDGVTRFRNRLQHSGFTEVRSMTVPGWQRNIVHTFLARAPQ from the coding sequence ATGAGCACACGACGCTATGACGTTCCCGAGGCGTTCGACGCCGGAGCCGATTCCTACGACGGTCTCGTCGGCGCCAATCCCGGTTATCACCAACACTTGCGACTGTCGGCACAACGAATGCAGTTGCCCGACGGCGGCCGCGGACTCCGACTGCTGGACATCGGCTGCGGCACAGGCGCATCCACCGCGGCACTACTGAGCGCGGCGCCGTACGCCGAGATCGTGGCCGTCGACGGCTCCGCCGGCATGCTGGCCTGCGCCCGGGCCAAGGACTGGCCGGCGTCGGTCACCTTCGTCCACAGCCGCGCCGAAGACCTCGCGGACGCGGGCGTGACCGGACCGTTCGACGGTGTCCTCGCCGCCTATCTGGTCCGCAATCTCAGCGATCCGGACACCGTGCTGAAATCGCTGCGCTCGTTGATGTCTCCGGGGGCGGTGTTCGCCGCCCACGAGTATTCGGTGCGCGATTCCCGGGTGGCCACCGCCATATGGAACGCGGTGAGTTGGGCGATCATCATCCCCGCAGGGCGGCTGCGCACCGGCGACGCCGAGCTCTACCGCTATCTGCGCCGCAGCGTCAACGACTTCGACGGTGTGACACGGTTCCGGAACCGCCTGCAGCACAGCGGGTTCACCGAGGTCCGCAGTATGACCGTCCCCGGCTGGCAGCGAAACATCGTGCACACCTTCCTCGCCAGGGCACCGCAGTGA
- a CDS encoding MFS transporter: MTVTLDRSSGPVSVVAPDPVVRWLAVVALALGGFGIGTTEFVAMGLLPDIASSLGVSEPVAGHVISAYALGVVVGAPLIASITARMARRTLLLGLIALFTVGNLASMLAPSYETLIAARFLAGLPHGAYFGVAALVAAHLMGPQNRAKAVAHVMSGLTIATVLGVPMASWLGQSLGWRAAFGLVVAIGIVTVTALWFWLPFQLRFMPTTSPLAELGALRRTQVWLALLVGMIGFGGMFAVYTYITTTMTDVAGLSRGLVPVALMVFGLGMVVGNVVGGRLADRSVIRALYLSMGALSVVLAVFVIAAHNPWTALVLLFGIGASGSAVAPALQTRLMDVAHDAQTLAAALNHSALNIGNATGAMVGGLVIGAGLGYTAPAAAGALLALAGLLVLTFSVLLQRRSDSALAR, encoded by the coding sequence ATGACCGTGACCCTCGACCGATCATCGGGCCCCGTCTCGGTGGTGGCACCCGACCCCGTGGTGCGCTGGCTTGCCGTCGTCGCGCTCGCACTCGGCGGATTCGGCATCGGAACCACCGAGTTCGTGGCGATGGGCCTGCTCCCCGACATCGCGAGCAGCCTCGGGGTATCCGAACCGGTGGCGGGACATGTCATCTCGGCCTACGCCCTCGGCGTGGTGGTGGGCGCACCGCTGATCGCCTCGATCACCGCGCGGATGGCCCGCCGCACCCTGCTGCTCGGCCTGATCGCACTGTTCACCGTCGGCAACCTGGCCAGCATGCTGGCTCCGTCCTACGAGACGCTGATCGCGGCACGGTTCCTCGCGGGCCTGCCGCACGGCGCCTACTTCGGTGTGGCCGCGCTGGTGGCCGCGCACCTGATGGGTCCGCAGAACCGCGCCAAAGCCGTCGCGCACGTCATGTCCGGGCTGACGATCGCGACCGTGCTCGGCGTGCCGATGGCCTCCTGGCTCGGCCAATCGCTGGGCTGGCGGGCCGCTTTCGGCCTGGTTGTCGCCATCGGAATCGTCACCGTGACCGCGCTGTGGTTCTGGCTCCCGTTCCAGTTGCGCTTCATGCCGACCACCAGTCCGCTGGCCGAACTGGGCGCACTGCGCCGCACCCAGGTCTGGCTGGCGCTGCTCGTCGGAATGATCGGCTTCGGCGGCATGTTCGCCGTCTACACCTACATCACCACGACCATGACCGACGTCGCCGGCCTGTCTCGCGGACTGGTCCCGGTGGCTCTCATGGTCTTTGGCCTGGGCATGGTCGTCGGCAACGTGGTGGGCGGACGACTGGCAGACCGGTCGGTGATCCGCGCGCTGTACTTGTCGATGGGTGCACTGAGCGTCGTCCTCGCGGTCTTCGTCATCGCGGCGCACAACCCGTGGACGGCACTGGTGCTGCTGTTCGGCATCGGCGCCTCGGGTTCGGCGGTCGCACCTGCACTGCAGACCAGGCTGATGGACGTCGCCCACGACGCACAGACCCTCGCGGCTGCGCTGAACCACTCGGCGCTCAACATCGGCAACGCCACCGGCGCCATGGTGGGCGGCCTGGTCATCGGTGCGGGTCTCGGTTACACCGCCCCCGCGGCCGCAGGTGCACTGCTTGCGTTGGCGGGACTTCTGGTACTGACCTTCTCTGTTCTGCTGCAACGACGTTCGGATAGCGCCCTCGCCCGATGA
- a CDS encoding ROK family protein, protein MPLFRISPATTVGDVYALIREKREVTRSEIGKLTGLSRTAVTARVRELTARNMVIEHEHALSTGGRPATLLSFNAAAGVVLTAAVGGSRTRLAVCDLAGDVLANADIDQEPGLGPNDLMPDVVKRLDLMLTESGCRDARIFGVGLSLPGTVDQQRGSSVDTPILSGWDGAPLIPYFSELTDAPVILGNDANVIALAEWRVGAGRTFGDVLVIKASTGLGAGIISGGALQRGAIRAAGEFGHNKTAAADGRACRCGDIGCLEAVAGGWALVRALRQEGRPVQNLRDVVELAHGGDALARRLLRDSGRHVGEVLAAAVNLLNPAALVVAGDVAAAYDIFVAGLRETLYGNATALATRTLQVVPAALGDRAGVIGSAMMVLDQVLGTEAIDGMVAASR, encoded by the coding sequence GTGCCACTGTTCAGGATCTCTCCAGCAACGACTGTGGGAGATGTGTATGCCTTGATCAGGGAAAAGCGCGAAGTGACACGATCCGAGATCGGAAAGCTCACAGGTTTGTCCCGGACCGCGGTGACCGCCAGGGTGAGGGAACTCACCGCGCGCAACATGGTGATCGAGCACGAACACGCGCTGTCGACGGGCGGGCGGCCCGCCACGCTGCTGAGCTTCAACGCCGCGGCGGGAGTGGTGCTGACCGCTGCCGTCGGTGGCAGCCGCACTCGCCTGGCGGTGTGCGACCTGGCCGGCGACGTGCTGGCGAACGCCGACATCGACCAGGAGCCGGGCCTGGGCCCCAACGACCTGATGCCCGATGTGGTCAAACGCCTCGACCTGATGCTGACCGAATCGGGTTGCCGTGATGCGCGGATCTTCGGCGTCGGCCTCAGCCTGCCCGGCACCGTGGATCAGCAGCGCGGCAGCAGCGTTGATACACCGATCCTGAGCGGCTGGGACGGCGCACCGCTGATCCCGTACTTCAGTGAGCTCACCGACGCCCCGGTGATACTCGGCAACGACGCCAACGTGATCGCTCTCGCCGAATGGCGCGTCGGGGCCGGGCGCACGTTCGGCGACGTCCTGGTCATCAAGGCATCAACCGGTCTCGGAGCGGGCATCATCTCCGGCGGGGCGCTGCAGCGCGGCGCGATTCGTGCGGCAGGCGAATTCGGCCACAACAAAACCGCCGCGGCCGACGGCCGAGCATGCCGCTGTGGCGACATCGGTTGTCTCGAGGCGGTCGCCGGCGGATGGGCGTTGGTGCGCGCGCTGCGGCAGGAGGGCAGGCCGGTACAGAATCTCCGCGACGTCGTCGAGTTGGCGCACGGGGGAGACGCGCTGGCGCGCCGGCTGCTGCGGGACAGTGGTCGGCACGTCGGCGAGGTGCTCGCCGCTGCCGTCAACCTGCTCAACCCCGCCGCCCTGGTGGTGGCGGGCGACGTCGCGGCCGCCTACGACATCTTCGTAGCCGGATTGCGAGAGACGTTGTACGGCAACGCGACCGCACTGGCGACCCGTACGCTGCAGGTCGTTCCGGCGGCGCTCGGCGACCGGGCCGGGGTCATCGGCAGCGCCATGATGGTGCTCGACCAGGTTCTCGGCACCGAGGCGATCGACGGGATGGTCGCAGCGTCGCGGTGA
- a CDS encoding acetyl-CoA C-acetyltransferase has protein sequence MDVVICNPLRTPVGRMGGALATLTAADLATATLRALIDRTGLTEGDVDDVVLGTGYPNGEAPALGRVAALDAGLGTGVPGLQIDRRCGSGLQAVLYAAGQVATGAAEVVVAGGAESMSNVEHYALGLRTGVRQGGITLADRLDRARETAGGASHPIGGGMIETAENLRRQYGISRADQDELSVRSHQRAIAAHDAGRFTDELVPVTVPGKRGRADVVVDRDEHPRADVDIETLAGLRAVRAGIDTDATVTAGNASGQNDGAALCVVTTASHADKLGLTPMLTLRSWAVTGCRPETMGIGPVSATAAALHRAGLTLDDIDLIELNEAFAAQVLAVLAEWKVDPLDDRLNPNGSGISLGHPVGATGARILATAAHEARRRGARTVLETMCIGGGQGLAAIFEVTR, from the coding sequence ATGGACGTCGTCATCTGCAATCCCCTGCGCACCCCGGTAGGACGGATGGGCGGAGCCCTGGCGACGCTGACGGCTGCCGACCTCGCCACAGCCACACTGCGCGCGCTCATCGACCGGACCGGACTCACCGAAGGTGATGTCGATGACGTGGTACTCGGAACCGGTTACCCCAACGGCGAAGCGCCCGCACTCGGTCGCGTCGCGGCGTTGGACGCCGGTCTCGGCACCGGGGTTCCCGGTTTGCAGATCGACCGACGTTGCGGTTCTGGTCTGCAGGCCGTGCTCTACGCCGCCGGGCAGGTGGCCACGGGCGCGGCCGAGGTGGTCGTCGCCGGAGGCGCGGAATCGATGTCCAATGTCGAGCACTACGCGTTGGGCCTTCGCACCGGCGTCCGCCAGGGTGGCATCACTCTCGCCGATCGCCTCGATCGGGCGCGCGAAACAGCTGGCGGCGCTTCGCATCCCATCGGCGGCGGCATGATCGAGACCGCGGAGAACCTGCGCCGCCAGTACGGCATCTCCCGCGCGGACCAGGATGAGTTGTCCGTGCGGTCACATCAGCGGGCGATCGCCGCACACGACGCGGGCCGTTTCACCGACGAACTGGTCCCGGTGACCGTGCCCGGAAAACGCGGCAGGGCGGACGTCGTCGTCGACCGTGACGAGCATCCACGGGCCGATGTCGACATCGAGACGCTTGCGGGTTTGCGTGCCGTCCGGGCCGGGATCGACACCGACGCCACCGTCACCGCGGGCAACGCCTCGGGCCAGAATGACGGTGCCGCACTGTGTGTCGTCACCACCGCGAGCCACGCCGACAAGCTGGGGTTGACCCCGATGTTGACGCTGCGCTCCTGGGCGGTGACCGGTTGCCGGCCGGAGACGATGGGCATCGGGCCGGTCAGCGCCACCGCGGCCGCCCTGCACCGCGCCGGACTCACGCTCGACGACATCGATCTGATCGAACTCAACGAGGCGTTCGCCGCGCAGGTGTTGGCGGTGCTGGCGGAGTGGAAGGTCGATCCGCTCGATGATCGGTTGAACCCCAACGGATCCGGGATCTCACTGGGCCATCCCGTCGGAGCGACCGGCGCCCGGATCCTCGCGACGGCGGCCCACGAGGCCCGCCGGCGCGGTGCGCGCACCGTCCTGGAGACGATGTGCATCGGCGGCGGGCAGGGACTGGCCGCCATCTTCGAGGTGACCCGATGA
- a CDS encoding LLM class flavin-dependent oxidoreductase: MRFTFAEAMTDPTFYIPLAKAAEEAGYHAMTIPDSVAYPFESDSKYPYTPDGNREFLDGKAFIESFVLTAALCAVTTTLHFNHFVLKLPIRPPALVAKQAGSLAAMFDNRLGLGVGTSPWPEDYELMNVPYAKRGKRMDECIDIIKGLTSGDYFEYHGEFYDIPKTKMTPAPSKPVPILIGGHADAALRRAARNDGWMHGGGDPEELDALLAKLNRFREEARTKAPARDFQIHVISIDAYTPDGIKRLEDKGVTDVIVGFRIPYISGQDTEPLDTKIRNLEMFAENVIAKV, translated from the coding sequence GTGCGATTCACGTTCGCGGAAGCGATGACCGATCCGACGTTCTACATTCCGCTGGCGAAGGCGGCCGAGGAGGCCGGCTACCACGCCATGACGATCCCGGACAGCGTCGCCTACCCGTTCGAATCGGATTCGAAGTACCCCTACACCCCCGACGGCAATCGCGAGTTCCTCGACGGAAAGGCGTTCATCGAGTCGTTCGTGCTCACCGCCGCACTGTGCGCCGTCACCACGACGTTGCACTTCAACCACTTCGTGCTCAAGTTGCCCATCCGCCCGCCGGCCCTGGTCGCCAAACAGGCGGGCTCGCTGGCGGCGATGTTCGACAACCGGCTGGGACTCGGTGTCGGCACCAGCCCGTGGCCGGAGGACTACGAGCTGATGAACGTCCCCTACGCCAAACGCGGCAAGCGGATGGACGAGTGCATCGACATCATCAAGGGGCTCACGTCGGGTGACTACTTCGAGTATCACGGCGAGTTCTACGACATCCCGAAGACCAAGATGACACCCGCGCCGTCCAAACCGGTGCCGATCCTCATCGGCGGGCACGCCGACGCCGCGCTGCGACGGGCCGCCCGCAACGACGGCTGGATGCACGGTGGTGGTGATCCCGAGGAACTCGACGCACTTCTGGCGAAGCTCAACCGATTTCGTGAGGAGGCAAGGACGAAAGCTCCTGCTCGAGATTTCCAGATCCACGTCATCTCGATCGACGCCTACACACCCGACGGCATCAAGCGGCTCGAGGACAAGGGCGTCACCGACGTCATCGTCGGCTTCCGGATCCCGTACATCTCGGGCCAGGACACCGAGCCTCTCGATACCAAGATCCGCAATCTGGAGATGTTCGCCGAGAACGTCATCGCCAAGGTGTGA
- the eda gene encoding bifunctional 4-hydroxy-2-oxoglutarate aldolase/2-dehydro-3-deoxy-phosphogluconate aldolase → MKEPRSLLDVAPVMPLISVRNPADAASVARALSRAGLPLVQVDLGSAASLDAIACISADAPEVVVGAGNITDVDQPALARAAGAEFLVATTGAAPLRAAMCDTELPHLPGATTALEAVELLGDGYTDMVLFPAAAAGGLRHLRALAAFAPGARFCPAGGISPAQLSGYLAAPNVGCVTADWLAPADAVRRRDWDRIRRLADVAVKLSTPTVTAVRAL, encoded by the coding sequence ATGAAGGAACCGAGATCGTTGTTGGACGTCGCCCCGGTGATGCCCCTCATCAGCGTTCGCAACCCCGCCGACGCGGCGTCCGTGGCCCGCGCACTCAGCCGGGCCGGGCTGCCGCTCGTCCAGGTCGACCTCGGCAGCGCAGCTTCGCTGGACGCCATCGCCTGCATCTCCGCGGACGCACCCGAGGTTGTTGTCGGGGCCGGGAACATCACCGATGTCGACCAACCGGCGCTCGCACGTGCCGCAGGCGCCGAGTTCCTGGTCGCCACGACCGGGGCTGCACCCCTGCGGGCCGCGATGTGCGATACCGAACTGCCGCACCTGCCCGGGGCCACCACCGCGCTGGAAGCAGTGGAGCTTCTGGGGGACGGCTACACCGACATGGTGCTGTTTCCGGCTGCCGCCGCCGGCGGCCTGCGGCACCTGCGGGCGCTCGCAGCGTTTGCGCCCGGCGCCCGGTTCTGCCCGGCGGGCGGAATCTCGCCGGCGCAGCTGAGCGGCTACCTGGCCGCACCCAACGTCGGGTGTGTCACCGCGGACTGGCTCGCCCCTGCCGACGCCGTCCGGCGCCGCGACTGGGACCGGATCCGCCGTCTCGCCGACGTCGCCGTCAAGCTCAGCACGCCGACCGTCACCGCGGTGAGAGCTCTATGA
- a CDS encoding phytoene/squalene synthase family protein translates to MMGSELDAAGVRDRALREAYRSCRAINAQHGKTFFLATRLLSPAQRPAVHALYGFARSADDILDGFDSRSAVQRADELHDMASALSDRLVDGKPSDGNPILDAVVDTAQTYDLDWQLFDDFLGAMRMDLTVTDYPDRAALDRYMHGSAEVIGLQLLPVLGTVGPREEAAPYAAALGKAFQLTNFLRDIDEDLTRGRVYLPADELAAHGVDREVLTRCQQRRVTEPRVRAALIEQLALTRKIYRDAERGVALLHPRSRPCVNVALTLYSEILDCIEETDFAVFVRRATVSTTRRLQVATAGLTRAWRVRARRQEV, encoded by the coding sequence ATGATGGGTTCGGAGTTGGACGCCGCCGGGGTGCGGGATCGGGCGCTGCGCGAGGCCTACCGGAGTTGCCGCGCCATCAACGCCCAGCACGGCAAGACGTTCTTTCTGGCCACCAGACTTCTTTCGCCTGCTCAACGACCCGCGGTGCATGCGCTCTACGGCTTCGCGCGAAGCGCCGACGACATCCTCGACGGGTTCGATTCACGCTCCGCGGTTCAGCGCGCCGACGAACTCCACGACATGGCGAGCGCGCTGTCCGACCGCCTCGTGGACGGCAAGCCGAGTGACGGCAACCCGATTCTGGACGCTGTCGTGGACACCGCCCAGACCTACGACCTGGACTGGCAGCTGTTCGATGATTTCCTCGGCGCCATGCGAATGGACCTCACGGTCACCGACTATCCCGATCGCGCCGCGCTGGATCGGTACATGCACGGCTCCGCCGAGGTGATCGGGCTGCAGCTACTTCCGGTGCTGGGCACCGTCGGCCCGCGGGAGGAGGCGGCACCGTATGCGGCCGCGCTCGGCAAGGCGTTCCAGCTCACCAACTTCCTTCGTGACATCGACGAAGACCTGACACGCGGTCGGGTGTACCTGCCCGCCGACGAGTTGGCGGCCCACGGCGTCGATCGTGAGGTGTTGACCCGGTGCCAGCAGCGTCGCGTCACCGAGCCTCGGGTCCGCGCGGCGCTGATCGAGCAGCTCGCCCTGACCCGGAAGATCTACAGGGACGCCGAGCGAGGCGTCGCGTTACTGCATCCGCGGTCGCGGCCGTGTGTCAACGTCGCACTGACGTTGTACTCGGAGATACTGGACTGCATCGAGGAGACGGACTTCGCGGTGTTCGTCCGTCGGGCGACCGTCTCGACGACGCGCCGCCTGCAGGTCGCCACTGCGGGACTCACCAGAGCATGGCGGGTCCGTGCCCGCCGACAGGAGGTATGA
- a CDS encoding Rieske (2Fe-2S) protein, whose amino-acid sequence MSVFDRLAATAAKAWPFEILPRIPWARQTPTHGQASPAVIGAALARSQKRPSGNWFTIAASSAITAAPYRAEVAGAQLVCWRGADGQVRIGPARCPHLGADLCTGTVDRDALICPWHGLRLTGDSARSGWAPLPAHDDGVLVWVRLDRIGGETPTPEPIVPVRPVGPQIAAVTQLSGVCEATDIIANRMDPWHGSWFHPYSFTKLEVLSAPPAHDDVPEELDRFLVAVTFRIGRLGIPVIAEFTSPEKRTLVMRILEGEGTGSVVETHATPNGYGRDGLPRSTVIEAVIAYSERPGFARALPAAPLIAPLMRRAADRLWRDDLRYAERLHTVRREEADGATDLLTPTPPTTEEPRHPATAPGRGPTD is encoded by the coding sequence GTGAGTGTCTTCGACCGGCTGGCCGCGACGGCCGCCAAGGCGTGGCCGTTCGAGATCCTGCCACGCATCCCGTGGGCCCGGCAGACCCCGACCCACGGGCAAGCGTCACCCGCCGTGATCGGCGCGGCCCTTGCGCGTTCCCAGAAGCGGCCGAGCGGCAACTGGTTCACGATCGCCGCCAGTTCGGCGATCACGGCCGCGCCGTACCGCGCCGAAGTGGCAGGGGCCCAGCTGGTCTGCTGGCGCGGCGCCGACGGTCAGGTGCGGATCGGACCGGCACGATGCCCCCATCTGGGCGCCGATCTGTGCACCGGCACCGTCGATCGTGATGCGCTGATCTGTCCGTGGCACGGCCTTCGGTTGACGGGCGACTCGGCGCGATCCGGATGGGCGCCGCTGCCCGCTCACGACGACGGGGTCCTGGTCTGGGTCCGCCTCGACCGTATCGGTGGCGAAACGCCCACTCCCGAGCCGATCGTCCCGGTCCGACCAGTCGGGCCTCAGATCGCGGCGGTCACCCAGCTCAGCGGGGTCTGCGAAGCCACCGACATCATCGCCAACCGGATGGACCCCTGGCACGGCTCGTGGTTTCACCCGTACTCGTTCACAAAGCTCGAGGTGCTCAGCGCCCCACCGGCGCACGACGACGTGCCTGAGGAGTTGGACCGGTTCCTGGTGGCCGTCACATTCCGCATCGGCCGGCTCGGCATCCCGGTGATCGCCGAGTTCACCAGCCCTGAGAAGCGCACCCTCGTCATGCGCATCCTCGAGGGTGAAGGCACCGGCAGTGTGGTCGAAACCCATGCCACGCCCAATGGATACGGCCGGGACGGGCTTCCTCGCAGCACGGTGATCGAGGCGGTCATCGCATACTCCGAGCGTCCCGGTTTCGCCCGTGCCCTTCCGGCCGCGCCGTTGATCGCACCACTCATGCGCCGCGCCGCAGATCGGTTGTGGCGGGACGACTTACGCTACGCCGAGCGATTGCACACCGTGCGTCGGGAAGAAGCCGACGGCGCGACGGATCTGCTCACGCCGACCCCGCCCACGACGGAAGAGCCGCGGCATCCAGCAACGGCACCTGGTCGCGGGCCCACGGACTGA